Proteins from a genomic interval of Salvelinus alpinus chromosome 7, SLU_Salpinus.1, whole genome shotgun sequence:
- the LOC139581019 gene encoding proto-oncogene Wnt-3 has product MDLFLIGYMMCVWLSSWRVLGGYPIWWSLALGQQYSSLGSQPILCGSIPGLVPKQLRFCRNYIEIMPSVAEGVKLGIQECQHQFRGRRWNCTTIKDNLAIFGPVLDKATRESAFVHAVASAGVAFAVTRSCAEGTSTMCGCDSHHKGPPGEGWKWGGCSEDAEFGVLVSREFADARENRPDARSAMNRHNNEAGRMTILDHMHLRCKCHGLSGSCEVKTCWWAQPDFRMLGDYLKDKYDSASEMVVEKHRESRGWVETLRAKYAFFKHPTERDLVYYEGSPNFCEPNPETGSFGTRDRACNVSSHGIEGCDLLCCGRGHNTRTEKRKEKCHCIFHWCCYVSCQECVRVYDVHTCK; this is encoded by the exons GTCCCTAGCCCTGGGGCAGCAGTACTCGTCTCTGGGCTCCCAACCCATTCTGTGCGGCTCCATCCCTGGCCTGGTGCCCAAGCAGCTGCGCTTCTGTCGCAACTACATCGAGATCATGCCCAGCGTGGCCGAGGGCGTGAAGCTGGGCATTCAGGAGTGCCAGCACCAGTTCAGGGGCCGGCGTTGGAACTGTACCACCATCAAGGACAACCTAGCCATCTTCGGCCCTGTGCTGGACAAAG CGACCAGGGAGTCGGCGTTCGTCCACGCCGTCGCCTCAGCGGGGGTGGCGTTTGCTGTGACTCGGTCCTGCGCCGAGGGCACATCCACCATGTGTGGCTGTGACTCCCACCACAAGGGTCCCCCGGGGGAGGGCTGGAAGTGGGGCGGCTGCAGCGAGGACGCCGAGTTCGGGGTGCTGGTGTCCAGAGAGTTTGCCGATGCCAGAGAGAACCGCCCTGACGCGCGCTCTGCTATGAATCGGCACAACAACGAAGCAGGACGCATG aCCATCCTGGACCACATGCACCTGCGCTGTAAATGCCATGGCCTGTCGGGCAGCTGCGAGGTGAAAACATGCTGGTGGGCGCAGCCCGACTTCCGCATGCTGGGTGACTACCTGAAAGACAAGTACGACAGCGCCTCGGAGATGGTGGTGGAGAAGCACCGCGAGTCGCGCGGCTGGGTGGAGACGCTGCGCGCCAAGTACGCCTTCTTCAAGCACCCCACGGAGCGCGACCTGGTCTACTACGAGGGCTCGCCCAACTTCTGTGAGCCCAACCCGGAGACGGGCTCATTCGGCACGCGCGACCGCGCCTGCAATGTGTCCTCGCATGGCATCGAGGGCTGCGACCTGCTCTGCTGCGGCAGGGGCCACAACACTCGGACTGAGAAGCGCAAGGAGAAGTGCCACTGCATCTTCCACTGGTGCTGCTACGTCAGCTGCCAAGAGTGTGTGCGCGTCTACGACGTGCACACGTGCAAGTGA